The following proteins are co-located in the Desulfovibrio sp. genome:
- a CDS encoding CatA-like O-acetyltransferase — MKYLDDSWERNEHFNFFQSRRNPCFSVSFSANVAKLYEIKKQNSFRLTDCIYFAAMLAVHGVAGFRQRIVNLRPVEFDRIDAAFTYIPKGKALHCNCVAKFDRKFSVFSSNISAARAIADQKPTLCPEGGEVQSLIYFSCVPDIPILSVTNPWGDPWIDSVPRILFGKKDDAGNVTISIEALHSFIDGIHLAEFYKIFTQIIESPEQYFS, encoded by the coding sequence ATGAAATACCTTGATGACTCATGGGAAAGAAACGAGCATTTCAATTTTTTTCAGTCGCGGAGAAATCCGTGCTTCAGCGTCTCCTTTTCGGCAAATGTTGCCAAATTGTATGAAATAAAAAAGCAGAATAGCTTTCGGCTTACGGATTGCATCTATTTTGCCGCCATGCTTGCCGTTCATGGCGTTGCTGGCTTCAGACAGCGCATAGTCAATCTTCGACCCGTAGAGTTTGACCGCATTGATGCGGCGTTTACCTATATCCCCAAAGGTAAAGCATTGCATTGCAATTGCGTTGCGAAATTTGATCGAAAATTTTCCGTATTCAGCAGCAATATCAGCGCTGCCCGGGCCATTGCCGACCAGAAGCCAACCCTTTGCCCCGAGGGCGGCGAGGTGCAAAGCTTGATCTACTTTAGCTGCGTGCCAGATATTCCCATACTTTCAGTGACAAATCCCTGGGGTGATCCGTGGATCGACAGCGTGCCCAGAATCCTTTTTGGCAAAAAAGATGACGCAGGGAATGTCACCATCTCCATTGAAGCGCTCCACAGCTTTATTGACGGGATACATCTGGCTGAATTTTACAAGATCTTCACGCAAATCATCGAATCTCCCGAGCAATACTTCAGCTGA
- the ribB gene encoding 3,4-dihydroxy-2-butanone-4-phosphate synthase produces MHQSSLSLASFGTSEERVRAALASLCKGGGVCVVDDENRENEGDLIFSAQHITVPQMAMLIRHCSGIVCLCLTDDHVQRLDLPMMTDHNTNTQGTAFTVTIEAATGVTTGVSAADRVATIKAAAAPDAQPAHLRRPGHVFPLRARPGGVLERRGHTEATVDLMRMAGLEPCGVLCELTMDDGEMARLPEVASFARAHNMPLCSVEDIAAWRLAMGDLHLAASA; encoded by the coding sequence ATGCATCAGTCCTCATTATCCCTTGCCTCTTTCGGCACCTCTGAAGAACGTGTTCGCGCTGCTCTTGCCTCATTGTGCAAAGGCGGCGGCGTTTGCGTTGTGGATGACGAAAATCGCGAGAACGAAGGCGACCTCATTTTCAGCGCGCAGCACATTACAGTGCCGCAGATGGCCATGCTGATCCGGCATTGCAGCGGCATTGTCTGCCTGTGCCTTACGGACGATCATGTGCAGCGTCTTGACCTGCCCATGATGACCGACCACAACACCAATACGCAGGGAACTGCCTTTACCGTCACCATTGAGGCGGCCACGGGCGTTACCACAGGTGTTTCCGCCGCTGACCGCGTTGCCACGATCAAGGCCGCCGCTGCGCCCGATGCCCAGCCCGCCCATCTGCGCCGCCCCGGTCATGTGTTCCCCTTGCGGGCGCGGCCCGGCGGCGTATTGGAACGGCGCGGCCACACGGAAGCCACGGTTGACCTCATGCGTATGGCAGGCCTTGAACCCTGCGGTGTACTTTGCGAGCTGACCATGGATGACGGCGAAATGGCCCGTCTGCCCGAAGTTGCCAGCTTTGCCCGCGCCCACAACATGCCTTTGTGCAGTGTGGAAGATATTGCTGCGTGGAGGTTGGCTATGGGCGATTTGCATCTTGCCGCCAGTGCCTAG